The following proteins come from a genomic window of Streptomyces sp. NBC_00539:
- a CDS encoding amino acid permease, with translation MRDRLTDKPAPADGLSPEPLSHSLKQRHLTMLGLGGVIGAGLFVGSGAGISIAGPAIICSYLLAGALAMLVMRALGEMSAAMPASGSFSVYAERALGRWAGFSAGWLYWFLLVVVLAVEATGAAKIANGWLPSVDQWVWVLIFMVVFTVTNLAAVKNFGEFEFWFAALKVGAIVLFLILGTLAIFGLLPDTDPIGMANLTGQGGFFPEGFGGVVAGMLAVIFAFGGLEVVTIAAAESDNPAKSVARAVRSAVWRILFFYVGSMVVIVTLLPWDSLEPGQSPYVAVLDSIGIPAAGQIMNIVVFVALLSALNANLYGSSRMVFSLAERGEAPKALLKVSGGGVPRRAVFASVAFGFVSVVLNLLWPDTVFLYMLNAVGAVLLFVWALIAVSELKLRRMLERDMPERLTLRMWCFPYLTWAALLGMAAVLVLMLFDDSARPQLLWSSGAAAAVLVVAWVRELRARRA, from the coding sequence ATGCGCGACCGCCTGACCGACAAGCCCGCCCCCGCGGACGGGCTTTCCCCCGAACCCCTGAGCCACAGCCTCAAGCAGCGCCACCTGACCATGCTGGGCCTCGGCGGAGTGATCGGCGCCGGGCTCTTCGTCGGCTCCGGCGCCGGCATCTCGATCGCCGGACCGGCGATCATCTGCTCGTACCTGCTGGCGGGCGCCCTCGCCATGCTGGTGATGCGCGCGCTCGGCGAGATGTCGGCGGCCATGCCCGCCTCCGGTTCCTTCTCCGTGTACGCGGAGCGGGCCCTGGGGCGCTGGGCCGGGTTCTCGGCGGGCTGGCTCTACTGGTTCCTGCTGGTCGTGGTGCTCGCGGTGGAGGCCACCGGCGCGGCGAAGATCGCGAACGGCTGGCTGCCCTCGGTGGACCAGTGGGTCTGGGTGCTGATCTTCATGGTGGTCTTCACCGTCACCAACCTGGCCGCCGTGAAGAACTTCGGCGAGTTCGAGTTCTGGTTCGCGGCCCTGAAGGTCGGCGCGATCGTCCTCTTCCTGATCCTCGGCACGCTCGCGATCTTCGGCCTGCTCCCGGACACCGATCCCATCGGCATGGCCAACCTGACCGGCCAGGGCGGGTTCTTCCCCGAGGGGTTCGGCGGGGTGGTCGCGGGCATGCTCGCGGTCATCTTCGCCTTCGGCGGCCTGGAGGTCGTCACCATCGCGGCCGCGGAGTCCGACAACCCGGCGAAGTCCGTGGCCCGGGCGGTGCGCAGCGCCGTGTGGCGCATCCTCTTCTTCTACGTCGGCTCGATGGTGGTCATCGTGACCCTGCTGCCGTGGGACTCGCTGGAGCCGGGGCAGAGCCCGTACGTCGCCGTCCTGGACTCCATCGGGATCCCCGCGGCCGGCCAGATCATGAACATCGTGGTGTTCGTGGCGCTGCTCTCGGCGCTCAACGCCAATCTGTACGGCTCCTCGCGCATGGTGTTCTCGCTGGCCGAGCGCGGCGAGGCGCCCAAGGCACTGCTGAAGGTGTCGGGCGGCGGGGTGCCGCGCCGGGCCGTGTTCGCCTCGGTGGCCTTCGGCTTCGTGTCGGTGGTGCTGAACCTGCTGTGGCCGGACACGGTCTTCCTCTACATGCTGAACGCGGTCGGCGCGGTGCTGCTGTTCGTGTGGGCGCTGATCGCGGTCTCGGAGCTGAAGCTGCGCCGCATGCTGGAGCGGGACATGCCCGAGCGCCTCACGCTGCGGATGTGGTGCTTCCCGTACCTGACGTGGGCGGCGCTGCTGGGCATGGCGGCGGTGCTGGTGCTGATGCTGTTCGACGACTCGGCGCGGCCGCAGCTGCTGTGGTCCTCGGGTGCGGCGGCGGCCGTCCTCGTGGTGGCGTGGGTGCGCGAGCTCAGGGCGCGCCGGGCCTGA
- a CDS encoding pyridoxal phosphate-dependent decarboxylase family protein — protein sequence MHPTLAADLARLPALLDATRHAAAEALATLDTRPVLPGAGTPAEPPLTPEPLPDTPTGTEATLTAFRTRWAPRLSASAGPRYLGFVTGGATPAALAGDWLTAAHDQNSNSALDGAGQDLERETVTWLRDLFGLGPAHTGTFVSGATMSNTTGLAIAREWLGERLGVSPSDDGAAALGPVRVLSGAPHSSIAKALSLLGLGRSALVPVPTLPGREAVDPAALDRALADTPGPAVVVANAGTVNTVDFDDLRALAALKTRHDFWLHTDAAFGAFAALSPDHAHLTDGLDAADSVCVDLHKWLNVPYDSAVQFTRRRDLQARVFQNAAAYLGPLGDHPDLVHLTPENSHRLRALAAWFTLRAYGREGHREIVERDIACARALGAELSADPALTLLAPVRLNVVCFTLADAPTPARLTALREAVQPEVFVTPTVYAGTPALRAAFSNWRTTGADVRRAAQALRTAARELT from the coding sequence ATGCATCCCACCCTCGCCGCCGACCTCGCCCGCCTCCCCGCCCTCCTCGACGCCACCCGCCACGCCGCCGCCGAGGCCCTCGCCACCCTCGACACCCGCCCCGTCCTCCCCGGCGCCGGGACACCGGCGGAGCCGCCCCTCACCCCCGAGCCCCTCCCCGACACCCCCACCGGCACCGAAGCCACCCTCACCGCCTTCCGCACCCGCTGGGCCCCCCGCCTCTCCGCCTCCGCCGGCCCCCGCTACCTCGGCTTCGTCACCGGCGGCGCCACCCCCGCCGCCCTCGCCGGCGACTGGCTCACCGCCGCCCACGACCAGAACAGCAACTCCGCCCTCGACGGCGCCGGTCAAGACCTCGAACGCGAGACCGTCACCTGGCTCCGCGACCTCTTCGGCCTCGGTCCCGCCCACACCGGCACCTTCGTCAGCGGCGCCACCATGTCCAACACCACCGGCCTCGCCATCGCCCGCGAGTGGCTCGGCGAACGCCTCGGCGTCTCCCCCTCCGACGACGGCGCGGCAGCCCTCGGCCCCGTCCGCGTCCTCTCCGGCGCCCCGCACTCCTCCATCGCCAAGGCCCTCTCCCTCCTCGGCCTCGGCCGGAGCGCCCTGGTCCCCGTCCCGACCCTCCCCGGCCGGGAGGCCGTCGACCCCGCCGCCCTCGACCGGGCCCTGGCCGACACGCCCGGCCCCGCCGTCGTCGTCGCCAACGCCGGCACCGTCAACACCGTCGACTTCGACGACCTGCGCGCCCTCGCCGCCCTCAAGACCCGGCACGACTTCTGGCTCCACACCGACGCCGCCTTCGGCGCCTTCGCCGCGCTCTCCCCGGACCACGCCCACCTCACCGACGGCCTCGACGCCGCCGACTCCGTCTGCGTCGACCTGCACAAGTGGCTCAACGTCCCCTACGACAGCGCCGTCCAGTTCACCCGTCGCCGCGACCTCCAGGCCCGCGTCTTCCAGAACGCCGCCGCCTACCTCGGGCCCCTCGGCGACCACCCGGACCTGGTCCACCTGACCCCCGAGAACTCCCACCGGCTGCGCGCCCTCGCCGCCTGGTTCACGCTCCGCGCGTACGGCCGCGAGGGCCACCGGGAAATCGTCGAGCGCGACATCGCCTGCGCCCGCGCCCTCGGCGCCGAGCTCTCCGCGGACCCGGCCCTCACCCTCCTCGCCCCCGTCCGCCTCAACGTCGTCTGCTTCACCCTCGCCGACGCCCCCACCCCCGCCCGTCTCACCGCCCTCCGCGAGGCCGTGCAGCCGGAGGTGTTCGTCACCCCCACCGTCTACGCGGGAACCCCCGCGCTGCGCGCCGCGTTCTCCAACTGGCGCACCACCGGGGCGGATGTGCGCCGGGCCGCCCAGGCCCTCCGTACGGCAGCAAGGGAGCTCACATGA
- a CDS encoding amino acid permease, with protein sequence MSSTTTLQKAGDPSGTPGDAKPSDGLKAGLKNRHLSMIAIGGVIGAGLFVGSGGGIAKTGPAILVSYALVGAMVVFVMRMLGEMAAASPNSGSFSAYADRALGRWAGFSIGWLYWFFWVVVLAVEATAGAKILEGWIPAVPQWGWALIVMAVLTVTNLGSVASYGEFEFWFAGIKVVAIGAFVIVGMLAVFGVLPGSDNPGAGFAHLTDAGGFMPNGWGSILTGVLMVVFSFMGSEIVTLAAGESEDPRRAVTKATNSVIWRIGVFYLGSIFIVLTLLPWNDKSIVDKGSYVAALDSIGIAHAGQIMNVIVLTAVLSCLNSGLYTASRMAFSLGERGDAPKAFAKVSKNGVPTAAILGSVVFGFLAVYFNYAFPDTIFDFLLNSSGAIALFVWLVICLTQLRMRRILEREAPEKLTVKMWLFPGLTWITAGMIAFVLAYMVYDKDNRETVMLSLLVAAVVLVIGAVRDWRRKAAGAVTSA encoded by the coding sequence ATGAGCTCCACGACGACCCTTCAGAAGGCAGGCGACCCCTCCGGCACCCCCGGCGACGCCAAGCCCTCCGATGGTCTGAAGGCCGGTCTCAAGAACCGCCACCTGTCCATGATCGCCATCGGCGGTGTCATCGGAGCAGGACTCTTCGTCGGCTCCGGCGGCGGCATCGCCAAGACCGGTCCCGCCATCCTCGTGTCGTACGCACTCGTCGGCGCGATGGTCGTCTTCGTGATGCGCATGCTCGGCGAGATGGCCGCCGCGAGCCCGAACTCGGGCTCCTTCTCCGCTTACGCCGACCGCGCGCTCGGCCGCTGGGCCGGTTTCTCCATCGGCTGGCTGTACTGGTTCTTCTGGGTCGTCGTCCTGGCGGTGGAGGCCACCGCCGGCGCGAAGATCCTCGAAGGCTGGATACCGGCCGTCCCCCAGTGGGGATGGGCGCTGATCGTGATGGCGGTCCTGACCGTCACCAACCTCGGCTCGGTCGCCTCCTACGGCGAGTTCGAGTTCTGGTTCGCGGGCATCAAGGTCGTCGCCATCGGCGCGTTCGTGATCGTCGGCATGCTCGCCGTCTTCGGCGTCCTGCCGGGCTCGGACAACCCCGGCGCGGGCTTCGCCCACCTCACGGACGCCGGCGGGTTCATGCCCAACGGCTGGGGCTCGATCCTCACCGGTGTGCTGATGGTCGTCTTCTCGTTCATGGGCAGTGAGATCGTCACCCTCGCCGCCGGCGAGTCCGAGGACCCGCGCCGCGCGGTCACCAAGGCCACCAACTCGGTGATCTGGCGCATCGGCGTCTTCTACCTCGGCTCGATCTTCATCGTGCTGACGCTGCTGCCGTGGAACGACAAGTCGATCGTCGACAAGGGCTCGTACGTAGCCGCCCTCGACTCGATCGGCATCGCGCACGCCGGTCAGATCATGAACGTGATCGTCCTGACGGCCGTGCTGTCCTGCCTGAACTCGGGCCTGTACACCGCTTCGCGCATGGCGTTCTCGCTGGGCGAGCGCGGTGACGCCCCGAAGGCGTTCGCCAAGGTCAGCAAGAACGGTGTGCCGACCGCCGCGATCCTGGGGTCCGTGGTCTTCGGCTTCCTCGCCGTGTACTTCAACTACGCGTTCCCGGACACGATCTTCGACTTCCTGCTGAACTCCTCGGGTGCGATCGCGCTCTTCGTGTGGCTGGTCATCTGCCTGACCCAGCTGCGGATGCGCAGGATCCTCGAACGCGAGGCGCCGGAGAAGCTCACCGTCAAGATGTGGCTCTTCCCGGGCCTGACCTGGATCACCGCCGGCATGATCGCCTTCGTCCTGGCCTACATGGTCTACGACAAGGACAACCGCGAGACCGTGATGCTGTCGCTGCTGGTCGCGGCGGTCGTCCTGGTGATCGGCGCGGTCCGCGACTGGCGCCGCAAGGCCGCCGGGGCCGTCACGTCCGCGTAG
- a CDS encoding Fpg/Nei family DNA glycosylase, producing MPEGHTIHRLAQDHTARFAGRPVRVSSPQGRFAESAALLDGRTLESAEAHGKHLFLELGDAWIHIHLGLFGKLGFGPAPAPPATDTVRLRLANEDHWADLRGPTACALLGEGEKKAIHERLGPDPLRPGDDPDRAWKRISRSRSTVAALLMDQKVIAGVGNVYRAEVLFRHGIDPYRLGKDLTRAEWDAVWADLVALMREGVRNNRIDTVRDEHMPQAMGRPPRVDDHGGEVYVYRRANMPCHICGGEIRTAGLAARNLFWCPGCQIR from the coding sequence GTGCCCGAGGGGCATACGATCCACCGCCTCGCCCAGGACCACACCGCACGCTTCGCCGGGCGTCCGGTACGGGTGAGCAGCCCGCAGGGCCGGTTCGCCGAGAGCGCCGCCCTGCTCGACGGCCGCACCCTGGAGAGCGCCGAGGCGCACGGCAAGCACCTCTTCCTGGAACTCGGCGACGCCTGGATCCACATCCACCTCGGCCTCTTCGGCAAGCTCGGCTTCGGCCCCGCGCCGGCCCCGCCCGCCACCGACACGGTCCGCCTGCGCCTGGCCAACGAGGACCACTGGGCCGATCTGCGCGGGCCGACCGCCTGCGCGCTGCTCGGCGAGGGCGAGAAGAAGGCGATACACGAGCGTCTCGGCCCCGACCCGCTGCGCCCGGGCGACGACCCCGACCGGGCGTGGAAGCGGATCTCCCGCTCCCGTAGCACCGTCGCCGCGCTGCTCATGGACCAGAAGGTGATCGCGGGCGTGGGCAACGTCTACCGGGCCGAGGTGCTCTTCCGGCACGGCATCGACCCGTACCGGCTCGGCAAGGACCTGACGCGGGCGGAGTGGGACGCCGTCTGGGCCGACCTGGTGGCCCTCATGCGCGAGGGCGTACGGAACAACCGGATCGACACCGTCCGCGACGAGCACATGCCGCAGGCCATGGGCCGCCCGCCCAGGGTCGACGACCACGGCGGCGAGGTGTACGTCTACCGCAGGGCGAACATGCCCTGCCACATCTGCGGGGGCGAGATCCGCACCGCCGGCCTCGCCGCCCGCAACCTCTTCTGGTGCCCGGGCTGCCAGATCCGCTAG
- a CDS encoding biotin transporter BioY has product MSTASVSSRPGAVLADLLPASRVRDVALVVGGAALMGVAAQISVKVPGLIVPITGQTFAALLVGAALGAGRSFLSMALYTLVGMAGVPWFAHGASGAGGATFGYVLGMLLASTVVGALARRGGDRSVLRTAGTMVLGSALVYAVGVPYLALSTGMTFAAAVAGGLTPFLIGDAVKAALAMGLLPATWKLLDRR; this is encoded by the coding sequence ATGAGCACTGCTTCCGTCTCCTCCCGGCCCGGCGCCGTCCTCGCCGACCTGCTGCCCGCGAGCCGCGTACGTGACGTCGCGCTCGTCGTCGGCGGAGCCGCGCTCATGGGCGTCGCCGCCCAGATCTCCGTCAAGGTCCCGGGCCTGATCGTGCCGATCACCGGCCAGACCTTCGCCGCACTGCTCGTCGGCGCCGCGCTCGGCGCCGGCCGCTCCTTCCTCTCCATGGCGCTGTACACGCTCGTCGGCATGGCCGGAGTGCCGTGGTTCGCGCACGGCGCCTCGGGCGCGGGCGGCGCCACCTTCGGCTACGTGCTCGGCATGCTGCTCGCCTCCACCGTCGTCGGCGCCCTCGCCCGGCGCGGCGGCGACCGCTCCGTCCTGCGTACGGCGGGCACGATGGTGCTCGGCTCGGCCCTCGTCTACGCGGTGGGCGTCCCGTACCTGGCCCTGTCCACCGGGATGACCTTCGCCGCGGCGGTGGCGGGCGGCCTGACCCCGTTCCTGATCGGCGACGCCGTCAAGGCGGCCCTGGCGATGGGCCTGCTGCCCGCGACGTGGAAGCTGCTCGACCGCCGCTGA
- a CDS encoding GNAT family N-acetyltransferase, translating to MALETRVLQADEWDVWYDHLELAFGGVPESPEERELYKSLTELERSLAVWDGEDCVGSASAFSFRLSVPGGVLVPAAGVTMVGVAPTHRRRGVLTSLMRRQLDDIRAGGEPLAVLTASEPAIYGRFGYGTGTYALALEIDTSRVRLCAPPGTDAIRLRLVDPEKALADCERVYAALTALRPGMPARQPGWERQALLDPESVRAGASPLKCVVAEGPDGQVAGYARYRVKPEWEPTGAAGKVEVCDLDALDPAVYAALWRYLCGIDLTSTVRATGRPADDPVLHLVSDVRRSRPNPRDALYVRLVDLGAALEARRYGTPLDVVLEVEDAFCPWNEGRWRLRVGPDGTASCVRSADPVDLELSVRDLGSAYLGGITLTSLAGAGRVRELRPGALVRASRAFAGDVAPWLPHGF from the coding sequence ATGGCTCTTGAGACGCGGGTATTGCAGGCTGATGAGTGGGATGTCTGGTACGACCACCTTGAACTGGCGTTCGGCGGTGTGCCCGAGTCCCCCGAGGAGCGTGAACTCTACAAGTCCCTCACGGAGTTGGAACGTTCGCTCGCGGTGTGGGACGGCGAGGACTGCGTGGGTTCGGCGAGCGCGTTCAGCTTCCGGCTGTCGGTGCCGGGCGGGGTTCTGGTGCCCGCCGCGGGCGTCACGATGGTGGGCGTCGCGCCGACCCACCGCCGGCGCGGGGTGCTGACGTCGCTGATGCGCCGCCAATTGGACGACATCCGGGCGGGTGGTGAACCACTCGCCGTGCTGACGGCCTCGGAGCCCGCGATCTACGGACGGTTCGGCTACGGAACCGGCACCTACGCGCTGGCCCTGGAGATCGACACCAGCCGCGTACGGCTCTGCGCGCCTCCGGGGACCGACGCGATCAGGCTGCGCCTCGTGGACCCGGAGAAGGCCCTGGCCGACTGTGAGCGGGTCTACGCCGCCCTGACGGCGCTGCGGCCGGGGATGCCCGCCCGGCAGCCGGGCTGGGAGCGGCAGGCGCTGCTGGACCCGGAGTCCGTGCGGGCGGGCGCCTCGCCGCTCAAGTGCGTGGTCGCCGAGGGGCCGGACGGGCAGGTGGCGGGGTACGCCCGCTACCGGGTGAAGCCCGAGTGGGAGCCCACCGGCGCGGCGGGGAAGGTGGAGGTGTGCGACCTCGACGCGCTGGACCCGGCGGTGTACGCGGCGCTGTGGCGCTACCTCTGCGGGATCGACCTGACGTCGACCGTGCGGGCCACCGGGCGCCCGGCGGACGATCCGGTGCTGCACCTGGTGAGCGACGTGCGGCGGTCGAGGCCGAACCCGCGCGACGCGCTGTACGTGCGGCTCGTGGATCTCGGAGCGGCGCTGGAGGCGCGCAGGTACGGGACGCCGCTGGACGTGGTCCTGGAGGTGGAGGACGCGTTCTGTCCGTGGAACGAGGGGCGGTGGCGGCTGCGCGTCGGGCCGGACGGGACGGCGTCCTGCGTGCGCAGCGCCGACCCGGTGGACCTGGAGCTGTCGGTGCGGGACCTGGGCTCGGCGTACCTGGGCGGGATCACGCTGACCTCGCTGGCCGGCGCCGGGCGCGTGCGCGAGCTGCGCCCTGGCGCACTGGTGCGGGCCTCACGGGCCTTCGCCGGTGACGTGGCGCCCTGGCTCCCCCACGGGTTCTGA
- a CDS encoding ribose-5-phosphate isomerase, with translation MRVYLGSDHAGFELKNHLVDWLKNNGHEPVDCGPHIYDAVDDYPPFCLRAAEKTAADADSLGIVIGGSGNGEQIAANKVKGVRAILAWSVETAKLGREHNNANVISVGGRMHTQDEAVAFIEAFLATPYSGEERHTRRIDMLTAYETTGELPPIPAHHPQG, from the coding sequence ATGCGCGTGTACCTCGGATCTGACCATGCCGGCTTTGAGCTGAAGAACCACCTCGTGGACTGGCTCAAGAACAACGGCCACGAGCCCGTCGACTGCGGGCCCCACATCTACGACGCGGTCGACGACTACCCGCCGTTCTGCCTGCGCGCCGCGGAGAAGACCGCGGCGGACGCTGACAGCCTCGGCATCGTCATCGGCGGCTCCGGCAACGGCGAGCAGATCGCCGCGAACAAGGTCAAGGGCGTCCGCGCCATCCTGGCCTGGAGCGTCGAGACCGCGAAGCTCGGCCGTGAGCACAACAACGCCAACGTGATCTCCGTCGGCGGCCGGATGCACACCCAGGACGAGGCCGTCGCCTTCATCGAGGCCTTCCTGGCGACCCCGTACTCCGGCGAGGAACGCCACACCCGCCGCATCGACATGCTCACCGCGTACGAGACCACCGGCGAGCTCCCCCCGATCCCGGCCCACCACCCCCAGGGCTGA
- a CDS encoding HD domain-containing protein, translating to MTDGVLTLLEVEALARAAHEGQTDKAGRPYAEHLAAVAEGVRMRGGTPEQQAAAWLHDAIEDHALTPAWLETAALPEGVKAMVLALTKIPGEPVEEYTARILATEGALLVKEADLAHNADPARLAVLDRPTRDRLSAKYAYVRSLLGLPTP from the coding sequence ATGACGGACGGGGTCCTGACCCTCCTCGAAGTGGAGGCCCTCGCCCGCGCGGCGCACGAGGGGCAGACCGACAAGGCCGGCCGTCCCTACGCCGAGCACCTCGCCGCCGTCGCCGAGGGCGTGCGCATGCGCGGCGGCACGCCCGAGCAGCAGGCCGCCGCCTGGCTCCACGACGCGATCGAGGACCACGCCCTCACCCCCGCCTGGCTGGAAACGGCCGCCCTCCCCGAGGGGGTCAAGGCCATGGTCCTCGCGCTGACGAAGATCCCGGGCGAGCCGGTCGAGGAGTACACGGCCCGCATCCTCGCCACCGAGGGCGCCCTGCTGGTCAAGGAGGCGGACCTGGCGCACAACGCCGACCCCGCCCGCCTCGCCGTCCTGGACCGCCCCACCCGCGACCGGCTGTCCGCGAAGTACGCGTATGTCCGCTCGCTCCTCGGCCTGCCCACCCCTTGA
- the tig gene encoding trigger factor, whose amino-acid sequence MKSAVETLNPTRVRLTVEVPFEELKDSLDAAYKKINQQVTVKGFRKGKIPARVIDQRFGRGAVLEEAVNDALPKFYTEAVNEADLNPLGQPEVDITELKDGELLAFTAEVDVRPEIEIPDYSGIEVTVDAVEVTEEDVEKSVEQLRGRFASTKDVERAAQDGDVVTLDLEAKVEGEVLEDGVAQDVSYTIGSGELLDGIDEAVKGLEAGGEATFTSQLKGGSAEGKDAEVTVKVTKVSARELPELDDEFAQMASEFDTLEELKADSRKRLENMKQYDQATQAQERVLEKFLELAEIPVPEKLLADEVQTRKHNLEHHQLGQMGLNLEKFLEIQGKTVEEFDAETSEQAVKGIKTQFLLDALVNKEKLGVNQEELTEHLMRRAQSSGMSPDQFAQAVVEGGQVPMLVGEVARGKALAVVVEAAKVVDTNGEVVDLSDDEDEVETAAETVEAAVEADAETEGDEAK is encoded by the coding sequence GTGAAGAGCGCCGTGGAGACCCTGAACCCGACTCGGGTTCGGCTCACTGTTGAGGTGCCCTTCGAGGAGCTCAAGGACAGCCTCGACGCGGCCTACAAGAAGATCAACCAGCAGGTCACGGTGAAGGGCTTCCGCAAGGGCAAGATCCCGGCCCGCGTCATCGACCAGCGCTTCGGCCGCGGTGCGGTGCTGGAGGAGGCCGTCAACGACGCCCTCCCGAAGTTCTACACCGAGGCGGTCAACGAGGCCGACCTGAACCCGCTGGGCCAGCCCGAGGTCGACATCACGGAGCTGAAGGACGGCGAGCTGCTGGCCTTCACCGCCGAGGTGGACGTCCGCCCCGAGATCGAGATCCCGGACTACTCCGGCATCGAGGTCACCGTGGACGCCGTCGAGGTCACCGAGGAGGACGTCGAGAAGTCGGTCGAGCAGCTGCGCGGCCGTTTCGCGTCCACCAAGGACGTCGAGCGCGCCGCCCAGGACGGCGACGTCGTCACCCTCGACCTGGAGGCCAAGGTCGAGGGCGAGGTGCTGGAGGACGGTGTCGCCCAGGACGTCTCCTACACCATCGGCTCGGGCGAGCTCCTCGACGGCATCGACGAGGCCGTCAAGGGCCTGGAGGCCGGTGGCGAGGCCACCTTCACCTCCCAGCTCAAGGGTGGCTCCGCCGAGGGCAAGGACGCCGAGGTCACCGTCAAGGTCACCAAGGTCTCCGCCCGCGAGCTGCCGGAGCTGGACGACGAGTTCGCGCAGATGGCGAGCGAGTTCGACACCCTCGAAGAGCTCAAGGCGGACAGCCGCAAGCGCCTCGAGAACATGAAGCAGTACGACCAGGCCACCCAGGCCCAGGAGCGCGTCCTGGAGAAGTTCCTGGAGCTCGCGGAGATCCCCGTCCCCGAGAAGCTGCTCGCGGACGAGGTCCAGACCCGCAAGCACAACCTGGAGCACCACCAGCTCGGCCAGATGGGCCTGAACCTGGAGAAGTTCCTGGAGATCCAGGGCAAGACGGTCGAGGAGTTCGACGCCGAGACCTCCGAGCAGGCCGTCAAGGGCATCAAGACCCAGTTCCTGCTGGACGCCCTGGTCAACAAGGAGAAGCTGGGCGTCAACCAGGAGGAGCTCACCGAGCACCTCATGCGCCGCGCGCAGTCCTCCGGCATGTCCCCCGACCAGTTCGCCCAGGCGGTCGTCGAGGGCGGCCAGGTCCCGATGCTGGTCGGCGAGGTCGCCCGCGGCAAGGCCCTCGCGGTCGTCGTCGAGGCCGCCAAGGTCGTCGACACCAACGGTGAGGTCGTCGACCTCTCCGACGACGAGGACGAGGTCGAGACGGCCGCCGAGACGGTCGAGGCGGCCGTCGAGGCCGACGCCGAGACCGAGGGCGACGAGGCCAAGTAA
- a CDS encoding PP2C family protein-serine/threonine phosphatase, with protein sequence MARTRMLSHRARTGLRKSAVDYFRGDASDWLAFGGLLLTVPAIAFGTLMMPVWFSPSALVLPIVAGGLLLRPASLLALYAASAVALIVEALVLGPYTEGPARVTPGTVLVVAACGFFGLVIAQFRSRVGVPWRRGGTMLFDLRERIRVQSKLPSLPSGWHREMALRPAGGQSFSGDFVVAARTNGGRTLEVVLTDVSGKGMEAGSRALLLSGAFGGLLGALPPHGFLPAANGYLLRQDWEEGFATSIHLVLDLETGDYELLSAGHLPALQLSAGTGRWREVSGEGPLLGVYDGAEFTPARGNLRRGDVLMLFTDGLVETADRDISEGIDRLTGEADRYVAAGWDGATWHLIEKVAKDVNDDRALLLIRRSP encoded by the coding sequence ATGGCCCGGACGCGCATGCTGTCGCACCGGGCACGCACCGGGCTGCGCAAATCCGCGGTCGACTACTTCCGTGGGGACGCCTCCGACTGGCTCGCCTTCGGGGGCCTGCTCCTCACCGTGCCCGCGATCGCCTTCGGCACACTGATGATGCCCGTCTGGTTCTCGCCGTCCGCGCTCGTCCTGCCGATCGTGGCGGGCGGCCTGCTGCTGCGGCCGGCCAGCCTGCTCGCCCTGTACGCCGCCTCGGCCGTCGCCCTGATCGTGGAGGCGCTCGTACTGGGCCCGTACACCGAGGGGCCGGCCAGGGTCACGCCCGGCACGGTGCTGGTGGTGGCGGCCTGCGGGTTCTTCGGGCTGGTCATCGCCCAGTTCCGCAGCCGGGTCGGAGTGCCGTGGCGGCGCGGCGGCACCATGCTGTTCGACCTGCGCGAACGGATCCGGGTGCAGAGCAAGCTGCCGTCCCTGCCGTCCGGGTGGCACCGGGAGATGGCCCTGCGACCGGCCGGCGGCCAGTCCTTCTCCGGGGACTTCGTGGTGGCCGCCCGCACGAACGGCGGCCGGACCCTGGAGGTCGTCCTCACCGACGTCTCCGGCAAGGGCATGGAGGCCGGCTCCCGCGCCCTCCTCCTCTCCGGGGCCTTCGGCGGCCTGCTCGGGGCCCTGCCCCCGCACGGGTTCCTGCCCGCCGCCAACGGCTACCTGCTGCGCCAGGACTGGGAGGAGGGCTTCGCCACCTCCATCCACCTCGTCCTGGACCTGGAGACCGGGGACTACGAACTCCTCTCCGCCGGCCACCTCCCCGCCCTCCAGCTCTCCGCGGGCACCGGCCGCTGGCGGGAGGTCTCCGGCGAGGGCCCGCTGCTCGGCGTCTACGACGGCGCGGAATTCACCCCGGCCCGCGGGAACCTCCGCCGCGGGGACGTCCTGATGCTCTTCACGGACGGCCTGGTCGAGACCGCGGACCGCGACATCAGCGAGGGCATCGACCGCCTGACGGGCGAAGCCGACCGCTACGTCGCCGCCGGCTGGGACGGCGCGACCTGGCACCTCATCGAGAAGGTGGCCAAGGACGTCAACGACGACCGCGCCCTCCTCCTCATCCGCCGCTCCCCGTAA